DNA from Flavobacteriales bacterium:
TGCTGAACACCCGGGCGCCCAGCTCGCAGAGCACGGCGGTCTGGTAGCCGCTGCCGGTCCCCACCTCCAGCACGCGATGCCCGGGCCTCAGTTCGAGCAGCTCGGTCTGAAAGGCCACGGTATACGGTTGGGAGATGGTCTGGCCGCAGGGGATGGGGAATGCGGCATCCTCATAGGCGCGCACCAGGAAGGCCGAATCGTCGATGAACTGGTGGCGCGGCACCTTGCCGATGGCCTGCAGCACGGGTTCCGAGGTGATGCCTTTACCGCGCAGGTGCTCCACCAGCTTCCGGCGAAGGCCTTGGTGACGATAATCGTCCGCGTTCGCTCCGCTCTTCATGGTCCGGCGCCAAATGTACCCGAGCACCGGTGGAATGCACTTCTATTTTTGCCGCCCTTCGCAGAAAGCGCCGAAGGGCAAGCCAGAGATGGGTGACCGGATACGGATCGGTGTGTTGGGCGCAGGGCACCTGGGCCGCATCCACATGCAACAGGCCCGGGAGGTGCCGGAACTCGAGCTCGTCGGCTTCCATGATGCGGACCCCGCACGCGCGGAGGCCATCCGGGAAGAGTTCGGCGTGCCTGCCTTCAGCACCTCGGAGGAGCTGCTCACCGCGGTGGATGCCGTGGACATCGTCACCCCCACCATCACGCACCATGCCTTGGCCAAGGCTGCCTTGGGCCGAGGGCTCCACATATTCATCGAGAAGCCGGTTACGACCACGGTGCGGGAGGCCGAGGAGCTGGCCGCCCTCGCCGCCGAGCGGGGCTGCACCGTGCAGGTGGGCCATGTAGAGCGGTTCAACCCCGCCTTCCTCGCGGCGCAGCCCTTCTTCCGGGAGCCCATGTTCATCGAAGCGCACCGGCTCGCCCAGTTCAATCCGCGCGGCACCGACGTGAGCGTGGTGCTCGACCTGATGATCCATGACATCGACCTGGTGCTGAGCGTGGTGAAGAGCCCGGTGCGGGAGGTGATCGCAAGCGGGGTGGCCGTGGTGAGCGACACGCCGGACATCGCCAATGCACGGATCGCCTTCGCCAATGGCTGCGTGGCCAACCTCACCGCCAGCCGCATCAGCCTGAAGAACATGCGCAAGAGCCGGTTCTTCCAGCGCGATGCCTACATCGCGGTGGACATGCTCGCCAAGGAATCGGAGATCGTGCGGATGCGCGCGGTGGAGGGCGAGCCCGACCCCTTCGCGGTGGTCATGGACCTCGGTGCCGGCAAAGGCCGACGCGAGATCTCGTTCGAGAAGCCGGCCGTGCAGCCCACCAACGCGATCCGCGAGGAGCTGCGCAGCTTCGCGCACAGCATCCTGGAAGGCAGCGCGCCCACCGTGACCCTCGCCCAGGCCACCGAGGCGCTCCGCACCGCATTGCTGGTGCTCGAGCGGATGGCCGCGATAAATCCGTGAGCCCGCATACTGATCCGACGCGCGCTGCGTTTCCCCCTGCCCCTTGATGCCAAGAACCCTGCCCGTCATGCTTCCGCTCTGCGGCCTTGCCTTGGGCTGCTCCAAGGGCGATGCTGT
Protein-coding regions in this window:
- a CDS encoding protein-L-isoaspartate(D-aspartate) O-methyltransferase codes for the protein MKSGANADDYRHQGLRRKLVEHLRGKGITSEPVLQAIGKVPRHQFIDDSAFLVRAYEDAAFPIPCGQTISQPYTVAFQTELLELRPGHRVLEVGTGSGYQTAVLCELGARVFSIERHRPLYLQTKERLARMGYKVMLFHGDGFIGLEREAPFDRVLVTCGAPFIPEALIGQLKPGGRLVIPVGEGAVQRMMLIQKGADGRLSTEAKGDFRFVPMLADKAS
- a CDS encoding Gfo/Idh/MocA family oxidoreductase, with protein sequence MGDRIRIGVLGAGHLGRIHMQQAREVPELELVGFHDADPARAEAIREEFGVPAFSTSEELLTAVDAVDIVTPTITHHALAKAALGRGLHIFIEKPVTTTVREAEELAALAAERGCTVQVGHVERFNPAFLAAQPFFREPMFIEAHRLAQFNPRGTDVSVVLDLMIHDIDLVLSVVKSPVREVIASGVAVVSDTPDIANARIAFANGCVANLTASRISLKNMRKSRFFQRDAYIAVDMLAKESEIVRMRAVEGEPDPFAVVMDLGAGKGRREISFEKPAVQPTNAIREELRSFAHSILEGSAPTVTLAQATEALRTALLVLERMAAINP